The following proteins come from a genomic window of Nitrospirota bacterium:
- a CDS encoding restriction endonuclease codes for MARKNDSILDLLALFPWWVSVALSGISYLILKYFIPSIELQQKGPTDTTYMLFKGLANAAPSLAPIIALVLLIPAPISAINSWRKRKLLDRQESIDTVRNLNWKEFEELVGEAYRRQGYTVYENAIAGPDGGIDLTLKKNGELILVQCKQWRNIKVGVDKVRELYGVQTSQNANKSILMTSGFFTQEARNFAANKPIDLVEGSQLLEFIKNVQPDHKAALPVSKASLVCPQCGSEMVLRTAGKGSNIGQKFWGCSRYPKCRTTKPYEG; via the coding sequence ATGGCAAGAAAAAATGATTCAATTCTCGACCTGTTGGCTCTCTTTCCGTGGTGGGTTAGTGTTGCGTTATCCGGCATTTCATATCTTATTCTCAAATACTTCATTCCCTCAATAGAACTTCAGCAAAAGGGGCCTACAGACACGACATATATGCTTTTCAAAGGACTGGCTAACGCCGCGCCCTCACTTGCTCCGATAATTGCACTGGTTTTATTAATCCCTGCTCCCATTTCGGCAATTAATTCCTGGCGCAAGCGTAAGCTCCTGGACAGGCAGGAATCTATTGATACTGTTCGTAATTTAAACTGGAAGGAATTTGAAGAATTGGTTGGGGAAGCTTACCGGAGACAAGGATATACTGTATATGAAAATGCCATTGCTGGTCCTGATGGTGGCATCGATTTGACGTTGAAAAAGAACGGCGAATTGATCCTTGTTCAATGCAAACAATGGCGGAATATTAAAGTCGGCGTTGACAAAGTTCGAGAATTATATGGCGTTCAGACTTCACAAAATGCAAATAAGTCAATTTTAATGACTTCTGGTTTCTTTACTCAGGAAGCAAGGAATTTCGCAGCAAACAAACCCATCGATCTGGTCGAAGGTTCTCAACTATTGGAATTCATTAAAAACGTTCAGCCTGATCACAAAGCAGCGCTGCCTGTCTCAAAGGCATCTCTTGTTTGTCCACAATGCGGCAGTGAAATGGTGCTGAGAACCGCAGGAAAAGGCTCGAATATCGGTCAAAAGTTTTGGGGCTGTTCAAGATATCCCAAGTGCCGGACTACAAAACCTTATGAGGGCTAA
- a CDS encoding endonuclease gives MKKNRYVQIIEAIFFKHYSEGASRVPFQRSDIIEAAKKLGIKLPKNIGDLIYSFRYRSDLPQSILAKAPENASWVIRPAGTAKYVFELAAIASITPNPKLAEIKIPDATPGVIEKYALNDEQALLAKIRYNRLVDIFTGLTCYSLQNHLRTTAPQIGQVETDEIYIGIDKRGAHYVLPVQAKGGTDKLGIVQFEQDLAVCLAKFPNLICKLIAAQFMRDNIIAIFELEDSEAGIVIVSEKHYRLVPPEELSPEDLKKYSLRSAD, from the coding sequence ATGAAGAAGAACCGTTATGTTCAGATTATTGAAGCAATATTTTTCAAACATTACTCTGAAGGTGCGTCAAGGGTACCTTTCCAGAGATCAGATATAATCGAGGCAGCGAAAAAACTCGGAATAAAACTGCCAAAAAACATAGGCGATCTCATTTATTCTTTCCGGTATCGTTCAGACTTGCCTCAATCGATTCTGGCAAAAGCTCCGGAGAATGCATCATGGGTAATCAGACCGGCAGGAACCGCCAAGTATGTCTTTGAATTGGCGGCCATTGCCAGCATTACCCCAAATCCAAAACTTGCTGAAATTAAGATACCGGACGCTACACCTGGAGTCATAGAAAAATATGCTTTGAACGATGAACAGGCATTGTTGGCAAAGATCCGCTACAATCGATTAGTTGATATCTTCACCGGCCTGACCTGTTATTCTTTGCAGAACCACCTAAGAACAACAGCTCCCCAGATAGGCCAGGTGGAAACAGATGAAATTTATATCGGGATTGATAAGAGAGGAGCACACTACGTTCTCCCGGTTCAAGCTAAAGGCGGGACAGACAAGCTTGGAATTGTGCAATTTGAACAGGACTTGGCAGTCTGCCTCGCAAAATTTCCTAATCTGATATGTAAGTTAATTGCTGCACAATTCATGCGGGACAACATCATAGCTATTTTTGAACTGGAAGATTCCGAAGCCGGAATCGTCATAGTCTCAGAGAAGCACTATAGGCTTGTGCCACCTGAAGAGCTTTCCCCTGAAGATTTAAAGAAATACAGTCTGCGTTCTGCTGATTAA
- the mnmE gene encoding tRNA uridine-5-carboxymethylaminomethyl(34) synthesis GTPase MnmE translates to MRSPEDTIAAISTPLGEGGIGIVRLSGKHSVRTAEKLFSSPKNCTLGSVKPYSMVYGHIRDPFTGEKVDEVLVTVMKSPHSYTKEDVVEINCHGGMITVRKTLDLVLKQGVRLAEPGEFTKRAFINGRIDLSQAEAVLDLIRAKTDESRRIAVEQLQGGLSEKITGLRDRLTEICVQVEACIDFPEDEIETAAAQDLLREICIIRDELEKLLKTYDEARFFREGLSTAIIGRPNVGKSSLLNALLRKDRAIVTDTPGTTRDIIEEYLNINGLPLRIMDTAGIREVRETAEQEGVKRSLQSIENADLVIAVFDRSEPLTDEDIEVIEKIKPKRTIIVFNKCDLPSLADMNFLISRLIATAPRALDVSATRGDGLEELKDAIFTTCLSDWKEEREGVVVTNLRHKTAIEQAVASLGRAAQTLTENQPLEIHALELRTALDNLGTVVGAITTEDILDRIFSEFCIGK, encoded by the coding sequence ATGCGCTCACCTGAAGATACCATAGCAGCAATCTCCACACCGCTCGGCGAAGGAGGCATCGGCATCGTGAGGCTGAGCGGAAAACATTCGGTCCGGACTGCGGAGAAACTCTTCTCCTCGCCAAAAAATTGCACTCTCGGCAGTGTGAAACCGTACAGCATGGTCTACGGTCACATCAGAGACCCGTTCACCGGCGAAAAGGTGGATGAAGTACTGGTGACTGTCATGAAATCCCCGCATTCCTATACAAAAGAGGATGTGGTCGAGATAAACTGCCACGGTGGCATGATCACTGTCCGGAAAACCCTTGACCTTGTCCTGAAACAGGGGGTGCGGCTTGCAGAACCCGGGGAGTTTACGAAAAGGGCCTTCATAAACGGCAGGATAGATCTGAGCCAGGCAGAGGCAGTGCTCGATCTCATCCGGGCAAAAACAGACGAAAGCAGAAGGATCGCCGTTGAGCAGTTGCAGGGAGGCCTTTCTGAAAAGATAACCGGACTGAGGGACCGGCTGACGGAGATATGCGTCCAAGTCGAAGCCTGTATCGATTTCCCCGAGGATGAGATCGAAACCGCAGCAGCACAGGACCTGCTCAGGGAAATATGCATAATCCGCGATGAACTCGAGAAGCTGCTGAAGACATACGATGAAGCCCGCTTTTTCAGGGAAGGGCTTTCAACGGCGATTATCGGAAGGCCCAATGTCGGAAAATCTTCTCTCCTGAATGCACTGCTCAGGAAAGACCGGGCGATTGTTACAGACACCCCCGGCACAACGCGTGACATAATCGAGGAATATCTGAATATCAACGGACTTCCCCTGAGGATCATGGATACGGCAGGAATCAGGGAAGTCAGGGAGACCGCCGAACAGGAAGGAGTGAAAAGGAGCCTGCAGAGCATCGAGAACGCTGATCTTGTAATCGCTGTCTTTGACCGGAGTGAACCCCTTACTGATGAAGATATTGAGGTGATTGAAAAGATAAAGCCAAAGCGCACGATCATCGTCTTCAATAAGTGCGACCTTCCTTCATTGGCTGACATGAATTTTCTCATTTCACGACTCATCGCTACCGCTCCCCGTGCGCTGGATGTTTCTGCCACAAGGGGAGACGGTCTCGAGGAACTGAAAGACGCAATCTTCACCACCTGTCTGAGTGACTGGAAAGAGGAAAGGGAGGGTGTCGTGGTCACAAATCTCAGACATAAAACGGCGATAGAACAAGCAGTCGCATCTCTCGGCAGGGCAGCACAGACCTTGACGGAAAATCAGCCCCTTGAGATACATGCCCTTGAGCTCAGGACGGCCCTGGACAATCTCGGCACCGTCGTCGGAGCAATCACAACAGAGGATATACTGGACAGGATATTCAGCGAATTCTGTATCGGCAAATAG
- a CDS encoding DUF6485 family protein: MECIQEKFRKFCTCTYEPCERKSKCCECLHYHRRNGELPACFFTKEAERTYDRSIAHFIRTQKK; this comes from the coding sequence ATGGAATGCATTCAGGAAAAATTCAGGAAATTCTGCACATGCACGTATGAGCCGTGCGAGAGGAAAAGCAAATGCTGTGAATGCCTTCACTATCACAGGAGGAACGGCGAACTTCCCGCGTGCTTCTTTACGAAAGAAGCTGAACGCACCTATGACCGTTCAATCGCACATTTCATTCGCACGCAGAAAAAGTAG
- a CDS encoding DNA methyltransferase, with the protein MQLQIEIPGIKVPDDTKLKNGKKNKLDPNDSMFHDWYRFVLSFPPHLVRHYIRKFNIDESKVILDPFCGTGTTVVESKLNRIPAIGIEANPFAHFATSVKTDWSIKGEELEAMAHEVASEAVEELKSEGIADAPTLGGNIPELNLNTLDAHARKLLITNSISPLPLHKTLRLLNTLRRYKDHPCFNHALLALANALVFKISNLKFGPEVGVGKSKLDYPVISSWLGEIDKIARDVASIEGNTYPPCKAILGDSRQISKMLDHDSVDFVITSPPYPNEKDYTRTTRLESVLLGFINNLEELRKFKKTLIRSNTRGIYKDDEDDKWVANNENVLNLAEMIERKRIQLKKTSGFEKLYSRVTVQYFGGMAKHFADLRHVLKKGALLAYVVGDQASYFKVMIRTGELLAEIAQSLGYELAEIELFRTRFATATSAQLREEVVILRWPG; encoded by the coding sequence TTGCAATTACAAATTGAAATCCCTGGAATAAAAGTACCTGACGATACTAAGCTTAAGAACGGAAAGAAGAACAAGCTTGACCCTAATGACAGCATGTTTCATGACTGGTATCGTTTTGTCCTTTCTTTCCCACCCCATTTAGTCCGGCATTACATCCGTAAATTCAATATCGATGAAAGCAAAGTTATCCTTGACCCCTTCTGCGGGACCGGCACGACCGTAGTAGAGTCGAAGCTCAACAGAATACCCGCAATCGGCATTGAAGCAAACCCGTTTGCACATTTTGCAACCTCTGTAAAGACTGACTGGAGCATTAAGGGAGAAGAACTTGAAGCAATGGCGCATGAAGTTGCATCTGAAGCAGTCGAGGAACTCAAATCCGAAGGCATTGCAGACGCTCCGACTCTTGGGGGGAATATCCCGGAACTCAATCTGAACACGCTCGACGCGCACGCCCGAAAACTGCTTATTACGAACTCAATAAGCCCCCTTCCATTGCATAAGACACTAAGACTGTTGAACACCCTAAGACGATACAAAGATCATCCATGCTTTAACCATGCCTTGTTAGCTCTGGCAAACGCGCTCGTTTTTAAAATAAGCAACCTCAAATTTGGGCCGGAGGTTGGAGTTGGAAAATCGAAATTGGATTATCCGGTTATTAGCTCCTGGTTAGGGGAAATCGATAAAATTGCGAGAGACGTTGCCTCGATCGAAGGAAACACGTACCCACCATGCAAAGCAATTCTGGGCGATTCTCGTCAAATCAGCAAAATGCTTGACCATGACAGTGTTGATTTTGTGATAACATCCCCGCCCTATCCAAATGAAAAAGACTATACCAGAACAACGAGGCTGGAATCAGTCTTATTAGGATTTATAAATAATCTGGAGGAGCTGAGAAAATTCAAAAAGACCCTGATTCGTTCAAATACCCGTGGAATCTATAAAGACGATGAAGACGATAAATGGGTTGCAAACAACGAAAATGTCCTGAACCTTGCTGAAATGATCGAAAGAAAAAGAATTCAACTGAAAAAAACTTCCGGTTTCGAGAAACTCTACAGTCGGGTTACTGTTCAGTATTTCGGGGGAATGGCTAAACATTTCGCCGATCTACGTCATGTCTTAAAGAAAGGTGCGCTTTTGGCTTACGTTGTAGGCGATCAGGCTTCTTATTTTAAGGTGATGATTCGCACTGGTGAACTGTTAGCAGAGATCGCTCAATCATTAGGATATGAGTTAGCAGAAATCGAGTTGTTCCGCACGAGATTTGCTACTGCAACTTCAGCTCAATTAAGAGAAGAGGTTGTTATCCTGCGTTGGCCCGGATAG